In Acetonema longum DSM 6540, one genomic interval encodes:
- a CDS encoding MIP/aquaporin family protein, with the protein MSSPFIGEFIGTLVLILLGDGVVANVVLKKSKGEGSGWIVIATGWAFAVVLGAFAAIATGSVQADLNPAVTLAKTLNNVYTFPVAFSLMAAQMAGAFVGACLVYFAYLPHWELTEDQGTKLAVFSTGPAVRNTTANLITEIIGTTMLMFAFFAIFSKTVGAIAPGFGTFLAGVVVWSMGLSLGGPTGYAINPARDLGPRIAHAVLPIHGKGSSDWSYAWVPVVGPMLGGVIAYLLARLVGLAG; encoded by the coding sequence ATGTCGAGTCCGTTTATTGGTGAATTCATAGGCACGCTGGTTCTCATTCTCCTGGGTGATGGCGTGGTAGCCAATGTGGTGCTGAAAAAATCTAAAGGGGAAGGATCAGGCTGGATTGTTATTGCTACCGGCTGGGCCTTTGCAGTGGTTCTGGGCGCATTCGCCGCTATAGCCACAGGCTCGGTGCAAGCCGATCTGAATCCGGCCGTGACCCTGGCGAAAACACTGAATAACGTATATACTTTTCCCGTGGCATTCAGCCTGATGGCGGCTCAAATGGCAGGCGCCTTTGTCGGTGCCTGCCTGGTGTATTTTGCCTATTTGCCCCACTGGGAATTGACCGAAGACCAGGGAACCAAGCTGGCTGTTTTCTCTACCGGTCCCGCCGTGCGCAATACGACGGCTAATCTGATCACCGAAATTATTGGCACAACCATGTTAATGTTTGCGTTTTTTGCTATCTTCTCCAAAACTGTCGGTGCCATAGCACCCGGCTTCGGCACCTTCCTGGCCGGTGTTGTGGTCTGGTCCATGGGCTTAAGCCTGGGCGGTCCCACCGGCTATGCCATTAACCCAGCCCGCGACCTGGGGCCCCGTATCGCCCATGCCGTTCTGCCTATCCATGGCAAGGGCAGCTCAGACTGGAGTTATGCCTGGGTTCCGGTGGTTGGTCCGATGCTCGGCGGCGTGATTGCGTATCTTTTAGCCAGACTAGTGGGTTTAGCCGGGTAG
- the dhaM gene encoding dihydroxyacetone kinase phosphoryl donor subunit DhaM — protein sequence MVGVVVVSHSAKVAEGTCEIAGQMGKAGQKVIAARGTADGGIGTDAVKIAAAIAAADTGDGVVVLVDLGSAVLSAQTAIELLESELRQRVVIADAPLVEGTVIAVIEASLAVPLSQVAASAARRLSICPRAVKKPAWQNNPIH from the coding sequence ATGGTCGGAGTGGTGGTAGTGTCCCACAGCGCCAAAGTGGCGGAGGGGACCTGCGAGATTGCCGGGCAGATGGGTAAAGCCGGCCAGAAGGTGATTGCCGCAAGGGGGACGGCGGACGGCGGCATCGGGACCGATGCGGTGAAGATCGCCGCCGCTATCGCGGCCGCCGATACCGGCGATGGAGTGGTGGTGCTGGTAGACTTGGGAAGCGCCGTACTTAGCGCTCAAACGGCGATTGAACTGCTGGAATCTGAGCTGCGGCAGCGGGTGGTGATCGCCGATGCTCCGCTGGTGGAAGGGACTGTAATCGCTGTGATTGAAGCTTCCCTGGCGGTGCCGCTCTCACAGGTTGCTGCCAGCGCAGCGCGGAGGCTAAGCATATGCCCAAGGGCAGTTAAAAAGCCTGCATGGCAGAATAATCCGATTCATTAG
- a CDS encoding glycerol-3-phosphate responsive antiterminator, with protein sequence MQGQYILRMLSGDKTVIPAVRTKDDFRYALQNTSSPSIILLFGDINLLPELLARSEEYKKLLLIHLDLLEGVGKDRAGIKMLARMGVKGIITTKSHLAKHARAEGMLVIQRMFVMDSEALRTGVHVLQQFKPDAIEVLPASVPAEVISDLVKATNLPVLGGGLLTTEADVRAALKNGLCAVSTSRRELWNNILR encoded by the coding sequence ATGCAGGGTCAGTATATTTTACGGATGCTATCCGGTGATAAGACTGTGATTCCGGCGGTCCGGACCAAGGATGATTTCCGGTATGCTCTGCAGAATACATCCAGCCCCAGTATCATCCTGCTGTTTGGCGATATCAATCTATTGCCGGAATTATTGGCCCGGAGTGAAGAATACAAAAAATTGCTGCTGATTCACCTGGATTTGCTGGAAGGGGTGGGAAAAGACCGGGCTGGGATAAAAATGCTGGCCCGTATGGGGGTCAAAGGCATCATTACCACCAAGTCTCACCTGGCCAAACATGCCCGGGCCGAAGGAATGCTGGTGATCCAGCGAATGTTTGTCATGGATTCAGAAGCTCTCCGGACAGGCGTGCATGTCCTGCAGCAATTCAAACCGGATGCGATTGAAGTGCTGCCGGCATCAGTTCCGGCGGAGGTGATCAGTGACCTGGTGAAAGCCACCAATCTTCCCGTGCTGGGAGGCGGGCTGCTGACTACGGAGGCGGATGTACGCGCGGCTTTAAAGAATGGGCTTTGTGCCGTCAGCACCAGCCGGCGGGAGCTTTGGAACAATATTTTACGCTGA
- a CDS encoding ThiF family adenylyltransferase, whose translation MLHEFSRTELLIGRQGLEMLARSKVAVFGIGGVGTFAVEGLVRAGVGKLVLVDDDCICLTNINRQLHASRKTIGRPKVEVMKERILDINPKAEVTAYQQFYLPEAACQLIHEDYDYIIDAIDTVTGKIDLVIRAREKGIPIISCMGAGNKLDPTRLEVADIFATSVCPLAKVMRQELRKRGIPSLKVIYSREEPLKPQETEATSCALGCVCPPGTTRKCTVRRQIPGSISFVPSVAGLIAAGEVIKDLIGGR comes from the coding sequence ATGTTGCACGAATTTTCCCGGACAGAACTGTTAATCGGCCGACAGGGCCTGGAGATGCTGGCGCGCAGCAAAGTAGCGGTTTTCGGCATCGGCGGCGTGGGGACTTTTGCCGTGGAAGGCCTGGTCCGGGCCGGTGTCGGCAAATTGGTCCTGGTGGATGACGATTGCATCTGCCTGACCAACATCAACCGTCAGCTTCATGCCAGCCGCAAAACTATCGGCAGGCCTAAAGTCGAGGTCATGAAGGAACGAATCCTGGACATCAATCCTAAAGCGGAAGTGACGGCCTATCAGCAGTTCTATCTGCCGGAAGCGGCCTGCCAGCTGATTCACGAGGATTATGACTATATTATTGACGCCATTGATACCGTTACCGGTAAAATAGATCTGGTAATACGGGCCCGGGAGAAAGGCATTCCCATCATAAGCTGCATGGGCGCCGGCAACAAACTGGACCCCACCCGTCTGGAAGTGGCCGATATTTTTGCCACTTCGGTCTGCCCGCTGGCTAAGGTGATGCGTCAGGAACTGAGAAAGCGGGGTATCCCGTCCCTGAAGGTAATTTATTCCCGGGAAGAGCCCCTTAAGCCCCAGGAAACCGAGGCAACCAGCTGTGCCCTGGGCTGTGTCTGTCCCCCCGGGACCACCCGCAAATGCACTGTCCGGCGTCAGATTCCCGGCAGTATTTCCTTTGTACCTTCGGTGGCAGGGTTGATCGCCGCCGGCGAAGTAATCAAAGATCTGATAGGGGGCCGTTGA
- a CDS encoding M55 family metallopeptidase, protein MKVYISLDMEGIAGTVDWDQERTDRNMVRKYMTQQVEWVLEGIQESGVNLNIDEIVLADSHSKGDNVFYDIASLDDRLHLISGSPRPNYMMPTLDSACDVVFLVGYHSGIGALHGVMDHTYTSCFHKIMVNGRLMSEALLNSAYAGYHSVPVGLVVGDEALRLELMQPDAMPWARYVTTKTGLSRFAAKNRPPAALRLETIEAVRSVLESDLKTIPLYSFASPATLTIEFQTTVMADVVCLMPGIKRLDGRTVEMTQDDYKTLYNAREAIATLAVSVKGL, encoded by the coding sequence TTGAAAGTCTACATCTCCCTGGACATGGAAGGCATAGCCGGCACGGTGGACTGGGACCAGGAAAGAACTGACCGCAATATGGTGCGCAAATATATGACGCAGCAGGTGGAGTGGGTTCTGGAAGGGATTCAGGAAAGCGGTGTCAACCTGAATATCGATGAGATCGTTTTAGCGGACTCTCATTCCAAGGGCGACAATGTATTTTATGATATTGCCTCGTTGGATGATAGGCTGCATCTCATTTCCGGCAGCCCCCGCCCCAATTATATGATGCCGACCTTGGATTCCGCCTGCGATGTGGTGTTCCTGGTGGGTTACCACAGCGGCATTGGCGCCCTCCACGGCGTCATGGATCACACCTATACCAGCTGTTTTCATAAAATTATGGTGAACGGACGGTTGATGAGCGAGGCGCTGCTGAACAGCGCGTATGCCGGCTATCATTCGGTCCCTGTAGGATTGGTAGTCGGAGATGAGGCCTTGCGTCTGGAATTAATGCAGCCTGACGCCATGCCCTGGGCGCGCTATGTGACCACCAAGACAGGATTGAGCCGTTTTGCCGCCAAAAACAGGCCGCCTGCGGCCCTGCGTCTGGAAACCATTGAAGCGGTCCGTTCGGTGCTGGAGTCGGATTTGAAAACCATCCCATTATACAGCTTTGCCTCGCCGGCTACGCTAACCATCGAGTTTCAGACCACCGTCATGGCCGATGTGGTTTGCTTAATGCCGGGGATTAAGAGACTGGACGGGCGGACGGTAGAGATGACTCAGGACGATTATAAGACTCTGTACAATGCCCGGGAAGCGATTGCAACTCTAGCCGTTTCAGTAAAGGGCCTATAG
- a CDS encoding ABC transporter ATP-binding protein/permease, whose protein sequence is MVEILHKRFSRDLWRLTRLYWKSEEKWRALALLAVIVALNLGSVYMLVLINKWYNTFYNALQNFDAAGTWAALRDFAPLAAIYIIIAVYAFYLQQILQVRWRRWLTERYLGDWLTNRNYYRMQLWKTGTDNPDQRISEDVGLFVSLTMGLSLGLLKASVTLVSFAGILWALSGTLNLPLGNGQIAIPGYMLWVAICYAAVGTWLTARIGRPLINLNFNQQRYEADFRFSLIRLRENSESVALYGGEAEERNLFRGRFARVIENFLELVRRRKILVWFTSGYAQIAIIFPTLMAAPRYFAKEIQLGGLMQITEAFGRVQDALSYFVDAYPQLAEWRAVVNRLSGFTDHMQAVMVMDREKDIRLTGHSAPEIIVTSLDIDLPGGENLLSSLELKLAPAATLLIAGPSGSGKSTLLRTLAGLWPFGKGTISVPRGQKVLFIPQKPYLPLGSLRQALMYPGTPGRVSDGVMREIMELCRISELIDHLDTTADWSHILSLGEQQRIAFARALLHQPEWLFLDEATSALDEPTEKALYQLLQDKLPRTAIVSVGHRNTLNAFHRGKLTLTGNGQWNILY, encoded by the coding sequence ATCGTGGAGATTTTGCATAAACGGTTTTCCCGGGACCTTTGGCGGCTGACCCGATTATATTGGAAATCAGAGGAAAAATGGCGTGCGCTGGCGCTGCTGGCCGTAATTGTGGCTCTGAATCTGGGCAGTGTGTATATGCTGGTGCTGATTAACAAATGGTACAACACCTTTTACAATGCCCTGCAGAATTTCGATGCTGCCGGAACCTGGGCTGCATTGCGGGATTTTGCCCCGCTGGCCGCTATCTATATCATCATTGCCGTGTATGCATTCTACCTGCAGCAGATACTGCAGGTCCGCTGGCGCCGCTGGCTGACAGAGCGCTATCTGGGGGACTGGCTGACCAACCGGAATTATTACCGCATGCAGCTCTGGAAGACAGGCACTGACAATCCGGACCAGCGGATCAGCGAGGATGTGGGCCTGTTCGTCAGCCTGACTATGGGCCTGTCTCTGGGATTGTTAAAGGCTTCTGTCACTTTAGTCTCTTTTGCCGGCATTCTCTGGGCCTTGTCGGGAACCTTAAATCTGCCGCTGGGGAATGGACAGATTGCCATTCCCGGGTATATGCTGTGGGTAGCCATCTGTTACGCCGCGGTGGGAACCTGGCTGACCGCCCGGATCGGCCGGCCGCTGATTAACCTGAACTTTAACCAGCAGCGGTATGAGGCTGATTTTCGTTTCAGCTTGATCCGCCTGCGGGAAAACAGCGAAAGCGTTGCCCTATACGGGGGAGAAGCTGAGGAACGGAACTTGTTCCGGGGCAGATTCGCCCGCGTTATTGAAAACTTCCTGGAATTGGTCCGCCGGCGGAAAATACTGGTCTGGTTTACCTCGGGCTATGCGCAGATTGCTATCATCTTCCCTACTCTGATGGCTGCGCCCCGCTATTTCGCCAAAGAGATTCAGCTGGGCGGCCTGATGCAAATTACTGAGGCCTTTGGCCGGGTTCAGGATGCTTTGTCCTATTTTGTCGATGCCTATCCGCAGCTGGCCGAGTGGCGGGCGGTGGTCAACCGTTTGTCCGGGTTTACCGATCATATGCAGGCTGTGATGGTCATGGACCGGGAAAAAGACATCCGGTTAACCGGACACAGCGCCCCGGAGATCATTGTCACCAGTCTGGATATTGACCTTCCCGGCGGGGAAAATTTGCTGAGCAGCCTGGAACTGAAGCTGGCTCCGGCAGCAACCCTGCTGATCGCCGGCCCTTCCGGCAGCGGCAAGAGCACCCTGCTGCGGACATTAGCCGGCCTTTGGCCCTTTGGCAAGGGCACGATCAGCGTCCCCCGGGGACAGAAAGTCCTGTTCATTCCGCAAAAGCCTTATCTGCCACTGGGGAGCCTGCGGCAAGCTCTGATGTATCCGGGGACTCCAGGCCGGGTCAGTGACGGGGTGATGCGGGAGATCATGGAACTCTGCCGGATTTCCGAACTCATCGACCATCTGGATACGACGGCCGACTGGTCTCACATTCTTTCCCTGGGAGAACAGCAGCGGATTGCTTTTGCCAGAGCTCTCCTGCATCAGCCGGAATGGCTGTTCCTGGACGAGGCCACCTCGGCCCTGGATGAACCCACTGAGAAGGCATTATATCAACTCTTGCAGGATAAACTTCCCCGTACCGCCATTGTCAGCGTAGGCCACCGCAACACCCTGAATGCGTTTCATCGGGGCAAGCTGACTTTGACCGGCAACGGGCAGTGGAATATATTATATTAA
- the cobT gene encoding nicotinate-nucleotide--dimethylbenzimidazole phosphoribosyltransferase has product MSLRDTSFSQGRRVFQPPLIKPLDTAAMDQCQIRLDNLTKPLGSLHSFEHLARQMAGITGNPRPRSFQKSIILMAGDHGVAAEGVSAYPQAVTVQMIANFCRGGAAINVFAEHVEAGLVLVDIGAAADLSSFSQVRAAKIAQGTENIARGPAMSREQAIQAIELGMVVARDEIGKGSRILGLGEMGIANTTPSTAIIACYSDKTPTELAGRGTGISDAGLHKKIRVLETALAVNDPDREDPLDVLSKVGGFEIAGLAGVILGAAAGGAVVVLDGVITGAAALIAVKLAPQTRDYLIGSHLGAEPAHQAALDLIGLPAYLRLDMRLGEGTGAALGMSLLNAALHVLNDMKTFGEAEVAVAQDGPGALRQNKDVKD; this is encoded by the coding sequence TTGTCACTGCGTGACACCTCCTTTTCACAAGGAAGGCGGGTATTTCAGCCGCCTCTTATTAAGCCCCTGGATACAGCAGCCATGGACCAGTGCCAGATCAGACTGGACAATTTGACCAAACCTTTAGGCAGTCTCCATTCTTTTGAGCATCTGGCCCGTCAGATGGCGGGAATCACTGGCAATCCCAGGCCGCGGTCTTTCCAGAAAAGCATCATTCTTATGGCCGGCGATCACGGTGTGGCGGCAGAAGGGGTCAGCGCCTATCCTCAGGCGGTGACGGTCCAGATGATCGCTAACTTTTGCCGGGGCGGCGCCGCCATCAATGTATTCGCCGAACATGTGGAGGCCGGGCTTGTTCTGGTGGATATCGGCGCAGCGGCGGACCTATCGTCTTTTTCCCAGGTGCGGGCTGCCAAGATTGCCCAGGGGACGGAAAATATCGCCCGCGGCCCGGCCATGAGCCGGGAACAAGCCATACAGGCCATAGAACTAGGGATGGTCGTCGCCAGGGACGAAATCGGCAAAGGGTCCCGTATTCTGGGACTGGGGGAAATGGGTATTGCCAATACCACCCCCAGTACGGCTATCATCGCCTGCTACAGCGACAAGACACCGACGGAACTGGCCGGCCGGGGCACCGGCATATCTGATGCCGGTCTCCATAAGAAAATCAGGGTTTTGGAAACCGCCCTGGCGGTCAACGACCCGGATAGAGAGGACCCTTTGGATGTGCTGAGCAAAGTCGGCGGTTTTGAGATTGCCGGCCTGGCCGGCGTCATCCTGGGCGCTGCCGCCGGCGGCGCCGTGGTCGTTCTGGACGGAGTGATCACCGGTGCGGCGGCTTTAATCGCGGTAAAACTGGCGCCTCAGACCAGAGATTACCTGATCGGGTCTCATCTTGGGGCGGAACCGGCCCATCAGGCAGCTTTAGACCTGATCGGCCTGCCAGCCTATCTGCGCCTGGATATGCGCTTGGGCGAAGGTACCGGCGCGGCTTTGGGCATGTCTCTTTTGAACGCGGCGCTCCATGTTCTGAACGATATGAAAACTTTCGGCGAGGCCGAAGTGGCCGTAGCACAGGATGGCCCGGGAGCTTTGCGGCAGAATAAAGATGTTAAAGATTAA
- the cobT gene encoding nicotinate-nucleotide--dimethylbenzimidazole phosphoribosyltransferase: protein MNLLSETLLGIIDPDVAAMGAVQERLDSLTKPVGSLGRLESMVRQYGGIRRQARPDSPRCCMVIASADHGVARHGISAYPVETTLQMTANYLLSKGGSANAFANFCGADMVVADVGVAGDMSYVPGLWHRKIAYGTEDFTQGPAMSRKQALAAIETGIEIVNDRVKQGYNCFSLGEMGIGNTTSSAAIVAAFTGLSPERVTGRGTGISDSRLLVKLDVVRRALAVNLPDASDGMDVLSKIGGFETGALAGVILGAAANRCAVILDGLNTTAAALIAHAVHPRSKEYMLASHLSTEPAHIFALRFLGLEPCVDMGVRLGEAIGASVVVDMLTVAVKTLDQMATFEQAGISGPAGGVESAPCERGPSLECQGKXEDADSVTGGGGFNPFVTA, encoded by the coding sequence ATGAATTTATTGTCCGAGACACTGTTGGGAATCATTGATCCTGATGTTGCCGCCATGGGGGCGGTGCAAGAACGGCTGGACAGCCTCACCAAGCCTGTGGGCAGTCTGGGGCGTCTGGAGAGTATGGTCAGACAGTATGGGGGAATCCGGCGGCAGGCGCGGCCGGATTCGCCTCGCTGCTGCATGGTGATCGCTTCGGCGGATCATGGAGTGGCCCGGCACGGGATCAGCGCCTATCCGGTGGAAACCACCCTGCAGATGACGGCCAATTATCTGCTGTCCAAAGGCGGCAGCGCCAATGCCTTCGCCAATTTCTGCGGCGCGGACATGGTGGTGGCGGATGTGGGAGTGGCCGGAGACATGTCCTATGTTCCGGGACTGTGGCATAGAAAGATTGCCTATGGCACTGAAGACTTTACCCAGGGGCCGGCCATGAGCCGGAAGCAGGCTCTGGCTGCGATAGAAACCGGCATCGAAATCGTCAATGACCGGGTGAAGCAGGGCTACAACTGTTTCAGTTTAGGAGAAATGGGGATCGGCAATACTACTTCGAGCGCGGCGATTGTCGCCGCTTTTACCGGTCTGTCGCCGGAGCGGGTCACCGGACGGGGCACCGGCATATCCGACAGCCGGCTGCTGGTCAAACTCGATGTGGTCCGCCGGGCCCTGGCCGTCAACCTGCCTGATGCTTCTGACGGGATGGACGTACTGTCAAAGATAGGAGGATTTGAAACCGGCGCTTTGGCCGGGGTCATCCTGGGGGCGGCAGCCAACCGCTGCGCCGTCATCCTGGACGGTCTGAATACAACGGCGGCAGCTTTGATCGCCCATGCCGTTCATCCCCGCAGCAAAGAGTACATGTTGGCCTCCCACTTATCCACCGAGCCGGCCCACATCTTTGCCCTGAGGTTTTTGGGCCTGGAACCCTGCGTGGATATGGGGGTACGGCTGGGAGAAGCCATTGGCGCGTCAGTGGTGGTGGATATGCTGACAGTGGCGGTTAAGACGCTGGATCAAATGGCGACGTTTGAGCAGGCCGGAATTTCTGGGCCGGCTGGCGGCGTAGAATCCGCCCCTTGTGAAAGGGGGCCTTCGCTGGAGTGCCAGGGGAAGTNCGAGGATGCCGACTCAGTCACAGGGGGAGGAGGCTTCAATCCCTTTGTCACTGCGTGA
- a CDS encoding type II toxin-antitoxin system RelE/ParE family toxin encodes MKYKIVTTEQADSDLRAIYEYIAFTLLSPEAAVRQLERIEQSIMKLQEMPERYQLYEEEPWRSRGLRSMPADHFIVFYIPRHEEDKTITVIRVLYGGRNRSEQLADYDKKQSTAKLIDDLNRDRKSGKENGWILHEA; translated from the coding sequence ATGAAATACAAAATAGTTACTACCGAGCAAGCGGACAGCGATTTGAGAGCGATATACGAATATATAGCGTTCACGTTGCTCTCACCTGAGGCAGCGGTCAGACAGTTGGAAAGAATCGAACAATCTATTATGAAGCTGCAGGAAATGCCGGAGAGATATCAACTGTACGAAGAAGAACCTTGGCGCAGCAGGGGGCTTCGCAGTATGCCGGCGGATCATTTTATTGTCTTTTATATCCCGCGGCATGAGGAAGATAAAACAATCACTGTTATTCGGGTTTTGTATGGAGGAAGAAATAGGAGTGAACAGCTGGCAGATTACGATAAAAAACAGTCAACTGCTAAACTGATAGATGACCTCAATAGAGATCGAAAGTCCGGGAAAGAAAATGGGTGGATATTGCATGAGGCTTGA
- a CDS encoding methyl-accepting chemotaxis protein gives MAKIKIIVVGSNDALAQELENVVVNTVGDLVDTTRATLKEYASCAGDMYICYASREREFTAKFGEEKVVALELRPPAVFFIQVAQIPAGEKVIIFNNSRAGAGVIEKYLQQYQISHLQYQVVAFDEDTAESIESILSQAEYIIGNEGYTAPDKVLYSRYGKLLRPDVTVIASPAREATSESVSCMAKKVISFVQAQDRKSLFRTQAQRINDAITNIAASIEELNASQQELAASMSEVAKLSGKAFEDVTNTNNILDVIRQIASQTNLLGLNASIEAARAGDLGRSFAVVADEVRKLSVQSTDSTKNIDRILRQMQSSMDTVIRTTQQTARITEEQSHATQSITVMVTSLQQISEEMLRSAHLEG, from the coding sequence TTGGCAAAAATAAAGATTATTGTAGTGGGTAGTAATGATGCACTGGCACAAGAACTTGAAAATGTGGTGGTCAACACAGTGGGGGATCTGGTGGACACCACACGAGCCACTCTCAAGGAATACGCCAGTTGCGCCGGTGATATGTATATTTGCTATGCCAGCCGGGAAAGGGAGTTTACCGCCAAATTTGGCGAGGAGAAGGTTGTTGCGCTGGAACTGCGGCCGCCGGCGGTATTCTTTATCCAGGTGGCCCAAATTCCTGCAGGCGAAAAGGTTATCATTTTTAATAACAGCCGGGCTGGCGCCGGGGTAATCGAAAAATACCTGCAGCAGTACCAAATCAGTCATCTGCAGTATCAGGTCGTCGCTTTCGATGAAGACACGGCGGAAAGCATCGAGAGCATCCTGTCCCAGGCGGAATATATTATTGGCAATGAAGGCTATACGGCGCCAGACAAGGTTTTGTACAGCAGGTATGGCAAACTGTTGAGGCCTGATGTCACGGTCATTGCCAGTCCGGCCAGAGAGGCAACATCCGAGTCGGTAAGCTGTATGGCGAAAAAAGTGATTAGTTTTGTCCAGGCGCAGGACCGCAAGAGCCTGTTTCGGACCCAGGCGCAGCGGATCAATGATGCGATAACCAATATTGCCGCGTCGATCGAGGAATTAAATGCTTCACAGCAGGAATTGGCGGCCAGCATGTCCGAGGTGGCCAAACTTTCCGGCAAAGCCTTTGAAGACGTAACCAATACCAATAATATATTGGATGTGATCCGGCAAATTGCCAGCCAGACTAATCTTCTTGGGCTGAATGCCTCGATTGAAGCGGCGCGGGCAGGGGATTTAGGCCGGAGCTTTGCCGTAGTGGCGGATGAAGTCAGGAAACTATCCGTACAGAGCACAGATTCCACGAAAAATATCGATCGGATTCTGAGACAGATGCAATCGTCCATGGATACTGTGATCAGAACCACGCAGCAAACAGCTAGAATCACTGAGGAACAAAGCCATGCGACGCAGTCCATCACGGTGATGGTTACCAGCCTGCAGCAAATTAGTGAGGAGATGCTGCGTTCGGCCCATTTGGAGGGATAA
- a CDS encoding MmgE/PrpD family protein codes for MNTLTGILAQYIHKTTFTDLPEPVVTQAKQCLIDTIGCSLAGVHFPEIVGATKELTAVDTQTDCVIWGMSEKASLLTAALLNGVTSHAVEMDDVHKTSKTHTGAVVIPAAVTLAGYRQASGKELLTAIVMGYESAYRIGTGINASAHRLQGWHATGVCCTFGSAAAAGKLLHLDEAQTVSALGMAGTQSSGLWALTMDGATCKKLYMGKAAQSGILSALLAQGGMTGPAYVLEAEDGGLFRAASSNYRFEAVTEKLGERWDILKADRKPYACCRSAQPPIDAILHMRREYGIRPEDVASIRVNTYDIAVKQCFNTKRPKNVVEAQLCIPYTVAVALTDGAASPRQFTGERIADDALMALAAKVDVFEDSAFTGRYPQNWGCQLILKTVDGKEYEQTIVNAKGDSDNPLSFDDLVGKFTTLADGVLPAERQKRIIDCIMNLEKQETVANLVGLLEK; via the coding sequence ATGAACACACTTACAGGCATACTGGCGCAATATATCCACAAGACCACCTTCACTGATCTGCCGGAACCGGTGGTAACCCAGGCGAAGCAATGCTTAATCGATACCATCGGCTGCTCGCTGGCCGGGGTTCATTTCCCGGAAATTGTCGGGGCCACAAAAGAACTGACAGCAGTGGACACGCAAACAGACTGCGTTATCTGGGGCATGTCCGAGAAAGCGTCGCTGCTGACCGCCGCACTGTTGAACGGCGTCACCAGCCACGCTGTGGAAATGGACGACGTGCACAAAACCTCCAAGACCCATACCGGGGCAGTCGTTATTCCGGCAGCGGTTACTTTGGCGGGATATCGGCAGGCCAGCGGCAAAGAACTGCTTACGGCCATTGTGATGGGCTATGAAAGCGCCTATCGCATCGGAACCGGCATCAACGCCTCGGCTCACAGGCTGCAGGGCTGGCATGCCACCGGCGTCTGCTGCACCTTCGGCTCCGCCGCGGCTGCCGGCAAATTGCTGCATCTGGATGAGGCGCAGACTGTCAGCGCGCTGGGCATGGCCGGAACGCAGTCCAGCGGACTCTGGGCACTGACCATGGACGGCGCAACCTGCAAAAAGCTGTATATGGGCAAGGCGGCCCAAAGCGGGATTTTGTCCGCTTTGCTGGCGCAAGGTGGCATGACCGGACCAGCGTATGTGCTGGAGGCGGAAGACGGTGGACTGTTTCGGGCGGCTTCTTCTAACTACCGGTTTGAGGCGGTGACGGAGAAGCTGGGAGAACGCTGGGATATTCTGAAGGCGGACCGCAAACCTTATGCCTGCTGCCGCAGCGCTCAGCCGCCAATAGACGCGATTCTGCATATGCGCCGGGAGTATGGGATCCGCCCGGAAGATGTGGCTAGCATCCGCGTCAACACCTATGATATCGCCGTAAAACAATGCTTTAACACCAAACGGCCCAAGAATGTGGTGGAGGCGCAGCTTTGCATTCCCTACACGGTAGCCGTTGCTTTGACCGACGGCGCCGCCTCGCCCCGGCAGTTCACCGGCGAACGCATTGCTGACGACGCGCTGATGGCTTTAGCCGCAAAAGTGGATGTATTCGAAGACTCCGCCTTTACCGGGCGCTATCCGCAAAACTGGGGCTGCCAGCTGATTTTGAAAACAGTCGACGGCAAAGAGTATGAGCAAACGATTGTTAATGCCAAAGGCGATTCTGACAATCCCCTTAGCTTTGACGACCTTGTCGGTAAATTCACTACCCTGGCCGACGGCGTACTGCCGGCTGAACGGCAAAAGAGAATCATTGACTGCATTATGAATCTGGAAAAACAGGAAACCGTCGCAAATCTCGTTGGCTTGCTTGAAAAATAA